Genomic window (Anaerolineae bacterium):
GGAAAGAAGTCGAGGGTTAAGAAAACCATATCACAGAATGGGGAGAAAGACAAATGCTCCCAATGCCAATCGGCAGCGGTTTTGGCTTGACAAGCCTGGCAGGTTGTGCTAAAGTGAAGGCCAGCAAGGCAGTACGTTTGGTGAGGCCGTGCTGGCCCCAAGCGCCTGCCGCGCGAACAATCTTTCTTGGAGGTGCTGCAGTGGCAGAGCGCCAAACCGGCACGGTCAAGTGGTTTAACGCCACCAAGGGGTACGGATTCATCACCCCTGACGAAGGCCGCGATGTCTTTGTGCATTACAGTGGCATTCGTGGCACCGGCTATCGCTCCCTGGAGGAGGGGCAGCGGGTCGAGTTTGAGGTGGTGGACACCCCCAAGGGGCCTCAGGCCCAGGATGTGGTGGTCATCGGCTGAACCACTGACCGCAACCAGAAAACGACCGGATTCCGTCAGGCAAGCCGGTCGTTTTCTGGTTTAAAGACCGCTTTGGGGTGGGCCGGGCTACGGCGTGGGTGCCTGGCGCACCGGGTTGCGCAAGGTGCCCAGGCCCTCAATGCTCACCTCGACGATATCGCCTTCGCGCAGGGGCCCTACGCCCGCCGGGGTGCCGGTGAGGATCACATCACCGGGCTCCAGAGTCATCACCGACGAGATGAAGGCGATGAGTTGCCGCACCGAGAAGACCATATCCCGCGTGGAGCCCATCTGGCGCAGGTCGCCGTTGACCTTGCAGGTGATCAGCGCGTCGGCGGGGTCGAAGTCCGTGTCGATCCAGGGGCCTAAGGGACAAAAGGTGTCGAAGCCCTTGCCGCGCGTCCACTGTCCATCGCGGCGCTGCAGGTCGCGCGCCGTGACATCGTTGGCGATGGTGTATCCCAGGATGTACTCGTGGGCTTCTTCCGGCGCGATCCAGCGGCCCTGTTTTCCGATGACCGCGGCCAGTTCGGCTTCGTGCTCCACCTGTTGCGACTGCGGAGGAAGCAAAATGGCCTCCTCCGGCCCGATGACCGCCGAAGGGGGTTTGAGGAAGATCAAAGGCACCTCGGGCACCTCAGCGTTGTGCTCCTTGGCGTGGGCGGCGTAGTTGCGCCCCACGCACACGATTTTGCCGGGCTGGACGGGGGCCAGCAGGCGCACTTCCTCCAACAGGAGGGTGGGTTCCTGGCGCTCATACTCGCCAAAAGGCGTGCCCCGGAGCGCCCCCACGCGCCCCTCGTGAACCCAGCCCCATTGAGGGCCTTCGGGAGTGGCGTAGCGTACCCAGCGCATGGCTGCACCTCATTTGCTCAAGGATAGGAAAGGGGGGCGCCCTCACGACGCCCCCGCATCAGACCTGGTTGAGTGGGTTCACTCGGCCAGCAAATCGGGGATTTCCTCGGGGTGGCGGGCCACTTTGACGCCCACGGCTTCCAGAGCCTTGATTTTGTCCTCGGCGCGGCCTTCGCCGCCTTCCACGATGGCCCCGGCGTGGCCCATGCGCTTGCCCGGAGGCGCGGTGCGACCGGCGATGAAGGCCACCACGGGCTTGGTCATGTGGTTGGCGATGAACTGGGCCGCCTTTTCCTCATCCGTGCCGCCGATTTCGCCGATGAGCACCACCTTTTCCGTTTGCGGGTCCTCTTCGAACATTTGCAAAATCTCGATGAAGTTGAGCCCCTTCACCGGGTCGCCGCCGATGCCCACGGTGGTGCTCACGCCTATGCCGCGCAACTTCATGGCGTAAGCCACCTCGTAGGTCAGCGTACCCGAGCGCGAGACGATGCCCACATTCCCCGGCATGGTGATGCTACCTGGAATGATGCCCACCTTGGCCTCGCCGGGGGTGAGCAAGCCGGGGCAGTTGGGCCCGATGAGTTGCACGCTCTTCTGGTCCAAGTAAGAGCGCGCCTGCATCATGTCCTGAACCGGGATGCCCTCGGTGATGCACACGATGAGTTCGATGCCGGCATCGGCCGCCTCGTAGATGGCGTCGGGGGCGAAGCGAGCGGGCACGAAAATCACGCTGGTGTTGGCGCCGGTGGCCTCCACGGCTTTCTTCACCGTGTCGAACACAGGGATCTTGCCGTCCAGCACCCACTCGCCGCCCTTGCCGGGCGTCACGCCAGCCACCACATTGGTGCCGTATTCTAACATTTGCTTCGTATGGAACAGGCCTTCGCGGCCCGTGATGCCCTGCACCAGCAGGCGCGTGTCCTTTCCGACTAAGATGCTCATTGCGCGCCTCCTTTCGCCGCCTCAACGGCCTTTTGGGCTGCCTCGGCCAGGGTTTCTGCGGTCAGCATGTTGGCGTTGGCCAGCAGACGTTGCCCTTCCTCCGCGTTGGTGCCCACGATACGGGCCACCATGGGCACCTCGGGCTTGACCTCTTCCATGGCGGCCAGGATGCCCTTGGCCACCTCGTCGCCGCGGGTGATGCCGCCAAAGATGTTGATCAGCACGGCCTTCACATTGGGGTCCGAAAGGATAATCCGAAAGGCGGCCGCCACCTTTTCGGCGTTGGCCCCGCCGCCGATGTCCAGGAAGTTGGCCGGTTCGCCGCCGTAGAGTTTGATCACATCCATGGTGGTCATGGCCAGCCCGGCGCCGTTGACCATGCAGCCGATGGTGCCGTCCAGTTTGATGTACGAGAGCCCATACTTGCGCGCCTCGATCTCGGCCGGGGCCTCCACATCCAAGTCGCGCATCTCGGCCAGGTCGGGATGGCGGAAGAGGGCGTTGTCGTCGATGATCATCTTGCCGTCCACGGCCAGCAGGTGGCCCTCGCCGGTGATCACCAGCGGGTTGATTTCGGCCAGGGTGGCATCGTTGGCCTTATAGGCTTCCCACAGGCCGAAGCAGATTTTGGCGAAGTCTTTCCAGGATTCCCGCGGCAGGTCGATGCCCAGGGCTAGGTCGCGGGTCTGGTAAGCGCGCAGGCCCAGCAGGGGGTCAATGTGAATCTTGATGATCTTCTCAGGGTTGCGGCGGGCCACTTCTTCGATGTCCACACCGCCTTCCGAGGAAGCCATCATCACCGGCCGCCGGGCTGCCCGGTCGTTGGTGATGCCCAGATAGATTTCCTTTTCGATGTTGGCCGCTTCGTCCACCAGCACCTTGCGCACGGGGAGGCCCTTCAACTCCATGCTCAAAATCTGGGTGGCCA
Coding sequences:
- the sucD gene encoding succinate--CoA ligase subunit alpha; protein product: MSILVGKDTRLLVQGITGREGLFHTKQMLEYGTNVVAGVTPGKGGEWVLDGKIPVFDTVKKAVEATGANTSVIFVPARFAPDAIYEAADAGIELIVCITEGIPVQDMMQARSYLDQKSVQLIGPNCPGLLTPGEAKVGIIPGSITMPGNVGIVSRSGTLTYEVAYAMKLRGIGVSTTVGIGGDPVKGLNFIEILQMFEEDPQTEKVVLIGEIGGTDEEKAAQFIANHMTKPVVAFIAGRTAPPGKRMGHAGAIVEGGEGRAEDKIKALEAVGVKVARHPEEIPDLLAE
- the sucC gene encoding ADP-forming succinate--CoA ligase subunit beta, with product MKLHEYQSKQIFAKYGVPIPRGRVAATAAEARQIAEELGGRVVIKAQVLVGGRGKAGGIKLANTPDQAEELATQILSMELKGLPVRKVLVDEAANIEKEIYLGITNDRAARRPVMMASSEGGVDIEEVARRNPEKIIKIHIDPLLGLRAYQTRDLALGIDLPRESWKDFAKICFGLWEAYKANDATLAEINPLVITGEGHLLAVDGKMIIDDNALFRHPDLAEMRDLDVEAPAEIEARKYGLSYIKLDGTIGCMVNGAGLAMTTMDVIKLYGGEPANFLDIGGGANAEKVAAAFRIILSDPNVKAVLINIFGGITRGDEVAKGILAAMEEVKPEVPMVARIVGTNAEEGQRLLANANMLTAETLAEAAQKAVEAAKGGAQ
- a CDS encoding cold-shock protein encodes the protein MPIGSGFGLTSLAGCAKVKASKAVRLVRPCWPQAPAARTIFLGGAAVAERQTGTVKWFNATKGYGFITPDEGRDVFVHYSGIRGTGYRSLEEGQRVEFEVVDTPKGPQAQDVVVIG
- a CDS encoding fumarylacetoacetate hydrolase family protein — its product is MRWVRYATPEGPQWGWVHEGRVGALRGTPFGEYERQEPTLLLEEVRLLAPVQPGKIVCVGRNYAAHAKEHNAEVPEVPLIFLKPPSAVIGPEEAILLPPQSQQVEHEAELAAVIGKQGRWIAPEEAHEYILGYTIANDVTARDLQRRDGQWTRGKGFDTFCPLGPWIDTDFDPADALITCKVNGDLRQMGSTRDMVFSVRQLIAFISSVMTLEPGDVILTGTPAGVGPLREGDIVEVSIEGLGTLRNPVRQAPTP